The proteins below are encoded in one region of Chrysemys picta bellii isolate R12L10 chromosome 4, ASM1138683v2, whole genome shotgun sequence:
- the CNIH1 gene encoding protein cornichon homolog 1 isoform X2 — protein sequence MAFTFAAFCYMLALLLTAALIFFAIWHIIAFDELKTDYKNPIDQCNTLNPLVLPEYLIHAFFCVMFLCAAEWLTLGLNMPLLAYHIWRYMSRPVMSGPGLYDPTTIMNADILAYCQKEGWCKLAFYLLSFFYYLYGMIYVLVSS from the exons ATGGCCTTCACCTTCGCCGCCTTCTGCTACATGCTGGCGCTGCTGCTCACCGCCGCCCTCATCTTCTTCGCCATCTGGCAT ATTATAGCATTTGATGAGCTGAAGACTGATTACAAGAATCCCATAGACCAATGTAATACACTCAATCCT cttgTACTTCCAGAGTACCTCATCCATGCATTCTTCTGTGTTATGTTTCTCTGTGCAGCAGAGTGGCTTACACTGGGTCTCAATATGCCTTTGTTGGCTTACCATATTTGGAG GTATATGAGCAGACCTGTGATGAGTGGACCAGGTCTTTATGATCCTACAACCATCATGAATGCAGATATTTTAGCGTATTGTCAGAAGGAAGGATGGTGCAAACTAGCATTTTACCTCCTATCATTTTTTTACTACCTATATGG caTGATTTATGTTTTGGTGAGCTCTTAA
- the CNIH1 gene encoding protein cornichon homolog 1 isoform X1 has protein sequence MAFTFAAFCYMLALLLTAALIFFAIWHIIAFDELKTDYKNPIDQCNTLNPTVEKVKKIKRVKIALKLVLPEYLIHAFFCVMFLCAAEWLTLGLNMPLLAYHIWRYMSRPVMSGPGLYDPTTIMNADILAYCQKEGWCKLAFYLLSFFYYLYGMIYVLVSS, from the exons ATGGCCTTCACCTTCGCCGCCTTCTGCTACATGCTGGCGCTGCTGCTCACCGCCGCCCTCATCTTCTTCGCCATCTGGCAT ATTATAGCATTTGATGAGCTGAAGACTGATTACAAGAATCCCATAGACCAATGTAATACACTCAATCCT ACAGTTGAAAAGGTCAAAAAGATTAAAAGAGTCAAAATTGCATTAAAG cttgTACTTCCAGAGTACCTCATCCATGCATTCTTCTGTGTTATGTTTCTCTGTGCAGCAGAGTGGCTTACACTGGGTCTCAATATGCCTTTGTTGGCTTACCATATTTGGAG GTATATGAGCAGACCTGTGATGAGTGGACCAGGTCTTTATGATCCTACAACCATCATGAATGCAGATATTTTAGCGTATTGTCAGAAGGAAGGATGGTGCAAACTAGCATTTTACCTCCTATCATTTTTTTACTACCTATATGG caTGATTTATGTTTTGGTGAGCTCTTAA